In Streptomyces sp. NBC_00306, a single genomic region encodes these proteins:
- a CDS encoding MFS transporter — protein sequence MSREQRGPNEKLGTVLALAGISNAGLARRVNDLGAQRGLTLRYDKTSVARWVSKGMVPQGAAPHLIAAAIGAKLGRPVPLHEIGLADADPAPEVGLAFPRDVGEAVKSATELYRLDLAGRRAGSGGIWQSLAGSFAVSAYATPASRWLITPADSSVERSLDALTDDSPARVGHSDVAKLREAAEDARRWDSKYGGGDWRSSMVPECLRVDAAPLLLASYSDEVGRALFGATAELTRLAGWMAFDTGQQEAAQRYYIQALRLARAAADVPLGGYVLASMSLQATYRGFADEGVDLAQAALERNRGLATARTMSFFRLVEARAHAKANDAAAAGGALKAAEGWLERSREGDPDPSWLGFYSYDRFAADAAECYRDLKAPRQVRRFTEQALSRPTEEFVRSHGLRLVVSAVAELESGNLDAACAAGTRAVEVAGRISSARTTEYVRDLLHRLEPYGDEPRVVELRERARPLLMAPA from the coding sequence ATGTCCAGGGAGCAACGCGGGCCGAACGAAAAACTCGGCACCGTTCTCGCCCTCGCGGGAATCAGCAACGCCGGTCTTGCCCGGCGGGTCAACGACCTCGGAGCGCAGCGCGGGCTGACCCTTCGCTACGACAAGACGTCCGTGGCGAGATGGGTGTCGAAGGGCATGGTGCCGCAGGGTGCCGCGCCCCATCTGATCGCCGCCGCGATCGGCGCGAAGCTCGGCCGTCCGGTGCCGCTGCACGAGATCGGTCTCGCGGACGCCGACCCGGCCCCCGAGGTCGGGCTCGCCTTCCCGCGTGATGTCGGCGAGGCGGTGAAATCGGCCACCGAGCTGTACCGCCTCGACCTGGCGGGCCGGCGGGCCGGGAGCGGAGGCATATGGCAGTCGCTGGCCGGTTCCTTCGCGGTGAGCGCCTATGCGACGCCTGCGTCGCGCTGGCTGATAACCCCTGCCGACTCCTCGGTGGAGCGTTCTCTGGACGCCCTCACCGACGACTCGCCCGCCCGCGTGGGCCACAGCGATGTGGCCAAATTGCGGGAGGCGGCGGAGGACGCCCGCCGCTGGGACTCCAAGTACGGCGGTGGGGACTGGCGTTCGTCGATGGTCCCCGAGTGCCTCCGGGTGGACGCGGCGCCGCTGCTGCTCGCCTCGTACTCCGACGAGGTCGGCCGCGCGCTGTTCGGCGCGACCGCCGAACTGACGCGGCTGGCGGGCTGGATGGCCTTCGACACGGGCCAGCAGGAGGCCGCCCAGCGGTACTACATCCAGGCGTTGCGGCTCGCCCGCGCGGCGGCCGACGTGCCGCTCGGCGGATACGTCCTCGCCTCGATGTCGCTCCAGGCCACCTACCGCGGCTTCGCCGACGAGGGCGTGGACCTCGCGCAGGCTGCACTGGAGCGCAACCGCGGCCTGGCGACGGCCCGCACGATGAGCTTCTTCCGGCTGGTCGAGGCACGCGCCCACGCCAAGGCGAACGACGCGGCCGCGGCCGGCGGGGCGCTGAAGGCGGCCGAGGGCTGGCTGGAGCGCTCACGGGAGGGCGACCCGGATCCGTCCTGGCTGGGTTTCTACTCCTACGACCGGTTCGCCGCCGACGCGGCCGAGTGCTACCGCGACCTGAAGGCACCACGGCAGGTACGGCGCTTCACGGAGCAGGCCCTGTCGCGGCCGACGGAGGAGTTCGTGCGCTCGCACGGCTTACGGCTCGTGGTGAGCGCCGTCGCGGAGCTGGAGTCCGGGAACCTGGACGCGGCGTGCGCGGCGGGCACGCGCGCGGTGGAGGTCGCGGGACGGATCTCCTCGGCGCGGACCACGGAGTACGTACGGGACCTGCTGCACCGGCTGGAACCGTACGGCGACGAACCGCGGGTCGTGGAGCTCCGGGAGCGGGCGAGGCCGCTGCTGATGGCACCCGCGTAG
- the lhgO gene encoding L-2-hydroxyglutarate oxidase, whose amino-acid sequence MTASGQSFDCDVLVIGGGIVGLSTAYALTRAAPGTRVIVLEKEPGTARHQTGRNSGVIHSGIYYRPGSLKARFAVRGAAEMVKFCAEYGIAHQVTGKLIVATGRDELPRLHALVQRGRENGIPVRELGPAQIMEHEPEVRGLAAIQVGTTGICDFGAVAAQLAAASDADIRCGEEVLAVDRRAFGVAVRTSSGTVLRARAMVNCAGLQCDRVARMTGDEPDMRIIPFRGEYYELADPSLVRGLVYPVPDPAFPFLGVHLTRGIDGGVHVGPNAVPALAREGYDWSTLRPRDLATTLTWPGSWRIAQRHWRYGAGELHRSVSKRAFTTAVRRLLPSITESDLRRAPAGVRAQAVLRDGTLADDFLIRESPRAVHVLNAPSPAATASLPIGREVARRALRALSA is encoded by the coding sequence GTGACGGCGTCCGGGCAGAGCTTCGACTGCGACGTGCTGGTGATCGGCGGTGGGATCGTCGGTCTGTCGACGGCGTACGCCCTCACGCGCGCGGCCCCGGGGACCCGGGTGATCGTCCTGGAGAAGGAGCCGGGGACGGCGCGCCACCAGACCGGGCGGAACAGCGGGGTGATCCACAGCGGGATCTACTACCGGCCGGGGTCGCTGAAGGCGCGCTTCGCGGTGCGCGGGGCGGCGGAGATGGTCAAGTTCTGCGCGGAGTACGGCATCGCCCACCAGGTCACGGGCAAGCTGATCGTCGCCACCGGCCGCGACGAGCTGCCCCGGCTGCACGCCCTGGTCCAGCGCGGCCGGGAGAACGGCATTCCGGTACGGGAGCTGGGCCCCGCACAGATCATGGAGCACGAACCGGAGGTCCGCGGGCTCGCGGCGATCCAGGTGGGCACGACGGGGATCTGCGACTTCGGCGCGGTGGCGGCGCAGCTGGCGGCCGCGTCGGACGCCGACATCCGCTGCGGCGAGGAGGTCCTGGCGGTCGACCGCCGCGCCTTCGGAGTCGCCGTGCGCACGTCCTCCGGCACGGTGCTCAGAGCGCGGGCGATGGTCAACTGCGCGGGTCTCCAGTGCGACCGGGTGGCCCGGATGACGGGCGACGAGCCGGACATGCGGATCATCCCCTTCCGCGGCGAGTACTACGAACTGGCGGACCCCTCGCTCGTCCGGGGGCTGGTCTATCCGGTGCCGGACCCGGCGTTCCCGTTCCTCGGGGTGCACCTGACACGCGGGATCGACGGCGGGGTCCACGTCGGCCCGAACGCGGTCCCGGCGCTGGCCCGCGAGGGCTACGACTGGTCCACCCTGCGCCCTCGCGACCTGGCGACCACCCTGACCTGGCCGGGCTCCTGGCGGATCGCCCAACGCCACTGGCGGTACGGCGCGGGCGAGCTGCACCGCTCGGTCTCGAAGCGCGCCTTCACGACGGCGGTCCGCCGCCTGCTGCCCTCGATCACGGAATCGGACCTCCGCCGCGCCCCGGCGGGAGTCCGCGCCCAGGCGGTCCTGCGGGACGGCACGCTGGCGGACGACTTCCTGATCCGCGAGTCCCCGCGCGCGGTCCACGTCCTGAACGCCCCGTCCCCGGCGGCGACGGCCTCGCTCCCGATCGGCCGCGAGGTGGCGCGCAGGGCGCTGCGAGCGCTGTCCGCTTAG
- the trmB gene encoding tRNA (guanosine(46)-N7)-methyltransferase TrmB encodes MSESQEPAPQPIRDRRAPRFPDGPTPDPAGSHHERRIRSFQPRRSRVTAGQGDALQRLWPIWGFDIDGHRVLDLEAMFDGLPVVLEIGFGMGEATAQMAAADPTTGILAVDVHTPGQGNLLALAERNGLSNVRVANGDAIILLREMLAPRSLDGLRVYFPDPWPKKRHHKRRLIQPEFLSLVAGSLKPGAIVHCATDWESYAEQMLEVLSAHPDFENTQAHGGFAPRPDFRPLTRFEGQGIDKGHKVHDLLFRRTAGA; translated from the coding sequence GTGTCTGAGTCCCAAGAACCCGCCCCCCAGCCCATCCGCGACCGCCGCGCCCCCCGGTTCCCCGATGGGCCCACTCCCGACCCCGCCGGGTCGCACCACGAGCGGCGCATTCGCAGTTTTCAGCCGCGGCGCAGTCGTGTCACCGCCGGGCAGGGCGATGCTCTCCAGCGGCTCTGGCCCATCTGGGGCTTCGACATCGACGGGCACCGCGTCCTCGACCTGGAGGCCATGTTCGACGGGCTCCCCGTCGTCCTCGAGATCGGCTTCGGCATGGGCGAGGCCACCGCCCAGATGGCCGCCGCCGACCCCACCACCGGCATCCTCGCCGTCGACGTCCACACCCCCGGCCAGGGCAACCTCCTCGCCCTCGCCGAGCGCAACGGCCTCTCCAACGTCCGGGTCGCCAACGGCGACGCGATCATCCTCCTCCGCGAGATGCTCGCCCCCCGCTCGCTCGACGGTCTGCGCGTCTACTTCCCCGACCCCTGGCCCAAGAAGCGGCACCACAAGCGCCGGCTGATCCAGCCCGAATTCCTCAGTCTCGTCGCCGGCTCGCTGAAGCCCGGCGCGATCGTGCACTGCGCCACGGACTGGGAGTCGTACGCCGAGCAGATGCTCGAGGTGCTCTCGGCCCACCCGGACTTCGAGAACACCCAGGCGCACGGCGGTTTCGCGCCACGCCCCGACTTCCGGCCGCTCACGCGGTTCGAGGGCCAGGGCATCGACAAGGGCCACAAGGTGCACGACCTGCTGTTCCGCCGCACCGCAGGAGCCTGA
- a CDS encoding PrsW family intramembrane metalloprotease encodes MSESSPPQHHPPHPAVPAFEQQRVDELLAAVPERARWRYKPRRVSRFWHSKAVRAGVLITLLALSGLVILSLVREQTGTQGFLVGLGLATLPVPLLTAAFRWLDRVEPGPWRNLLFAFAWGAFAAALVAIIANTFATQWIATATADPAGADTLGATVIAPVVEESAKAAAILLIFRFRRQDFRGIVDGVVVAGFTATGFAFTENILYLGNAFGEDQQMGFSGIASVTAATFFVRIVMSPFAHPLFTVLTGIGFGIAALASRRMRVRRIVLPLLGLALAMGTHALWNGSTSLFGPWGFYLVYGAFMVPVFGLLTWLTIWSRQRELRTIATELPAYAAAGWLSADQPPALSSMRARTLARDVARRMHGPTAAHAVSEYQHFATSLAFLRHRAHRGAADPDFVEREQELLHHLWQRRDVAAPALTYAARATGRVRVPPPHRDYGAYNPYRT; translated from the coding sequence GTGTCCGAGTCGTCGCCCCCGCAGCACCATCCACCGCACCCCGCGGTCCCGGCGTTCGAGCAGCAGCGTGTCGACGAGCTGCTCGCCGCCGTGCCGGAGCGTGCCCGGTGGCGCTACAAGCCCCGCCGTGTCTCCCGGTTCTGGCACAGCAAGGCCGTCCGGGCCGGGGTGCTGATCACGCTCCTCGCTCTCTCGGGCCTCGTCATCCTGTCGCTCGTACGGGAGCAGACCGGCACCCAGGGCTTCCTGGTCGGACTCGGGCTGGCGACCCTGCCGGTGCCCCTGCTCACCGCCGCGTTCCGCTGGCTGGACCGGGTCGAGCCGGGTCCCTGGCGGAACCTCCTGTTCGCCTTCGCCTGGGGCGCGTTCGCCGCCGCCCTCGTGGCGATCATCGCGAACACCTTCGCGACGCAGTGGATAGCCACCGCCACGGCGGACCCCGCGGGCGCGGACACACTCGGCGCGACGGTCATCGCGCCGGTCGTCGAGGAGAGCGCGAAGGCCGCGGCGATCCTGCTGATCTTCCGCTTCCGCAGACAGGACTTCCGCGGCATCGTCGACGGCGTCGTGGTTGCCGGGTTCACCGCGACCGGCTTCGCGTTCACCGAGAACATCCTCTATCTGGGCAACGCCTTCGGCGAGGACCAGCAGATGGGCTTCTCCGGGATCGCCTCGGTGACCGCGGCGACGTTCTTCGTACGGATCGTCATGTCCCCGTTCGCACACCCGCTCTTCACCGTGCTGACCGGTATCGGCTTCGGCATCGCGGCGCTGGCCTCACGGCGCATGCGCGTCCGGCGCATCGTGCTGCCGCTGCTCGGACTCGCGCTGGCGATGGGTACGCACGCTCTGTGGAACGGCTCGACGTCCCTGTTCGGCCCGTGGGGCTTCTATCTCGTGTACGGGGCGTTCATGGTGCCCGTCTTCGGGCTGCTGACCTGGCTCACGATATGGAGCCGGCAGCGGGAACTGCGGACGATAGCCACCGAGTTGCCGGCCTACGCCGCGGCCGGATGGCTGTCGGCGGACCAGCCGCCCGCGCTGTCGTCGATGCGGGCGCGCACCCTCGCCCGGGATGTGGCCCGGCGCATGCACGGGCCGACCGCGGCGCACGCGGTGTCGGAGTACCAGCACTTCGCGACGTCGCTGGCGTTCCTGCGCCACCGGGCCCACCGGGGCGCGGCGGACCCGGACTTCGTGGAGCGCGAGCAGGAGCTGCTGCACCATCTGTGGCAGCGCAGGGACGTGGCGGCGCCGGCGCTGACGTACGCGGCACGGGCCACCGGGCGGGTGCGTGTGCCGCCTCCGCACCGCGACTACGGCGCGTACAACCCGTACCGGACCTGA
- a CDS encoding M23 family metallopeptidase has protein sequence MASNRPAPEAPFANDFFGAEGAERSLEEWNPTEDSVRPVRGRHRVAKQRGGLARSSTVLGVGVIAAVGAGGIATAQDKPAVSISLPDALSDNLPDAKSLPGVGSFMSDDSSDVVDEAATYSAMGIAYADTASDTDQGGAGEALRSRILQQAEQQQAKAEESARAAAAKAAADKAEAAAKKKAEEVAAKAAAAKKKAEAEAKAKAEAERLAQLAKSYSLPTSSYTITSTYGESGSLWSSGQHTGLDFAAPTGTPAKAVHNGTVKSAGWSGSYGYRIVLELEDGTEVWYAHLSSMTASAGQKVATGETIGRVGATGNVTGAHLHLEVHTPGGSGIDPMAWLRDKGLTP, from the coding sequence GTGGCGTCCAACAGGCCTGCCCCAGAAGCACCCTTCGCCAATGACTTCTTCGGTGCGGAGGGCGCGGAGCGGTCCCTCGAAGAGTGGAACCCCACCGAGGACTCCGTCCGTCCGGTGCGCGGTCGGCACCGTGTAGCCAAGCAGCGCGGCGGACTTGCCCGAAGCTCCACCGTGCTCGGCGTCGGCGTGATCGCCGCGGTCGGCGCGGGTGGCATCGCGACCGCCCAGGACAAACCCGCGGTCTCCATCTCCCTTCCCGACGCGCTCTCGGACAATCTCCCCGACGCCAAGTCTCTTCCCGGCGTCGGTTCTTTCATGTCCGACGACTCCTCGGACGTCGTCGACGAGGCGGCCACGTACTCGGCGATGGGCATCGCCTACGCCGACACCGCCTCCGACACCGACCAGGGCGGCGCCGGCGAGGCGCTGCGCTCCCGCATCCTCCAGCAGGCCGAGCAGCAGCAGGCCAAGGCGGAGGAGTCGGCCAGGGCGGCGGCCGCGAAGGCCGCGGCGGACAAGGCCGAGGCCGCGGCGAAGAAGAAGGCGGAAGAAGTGGCCGCGAAGGCCGCCGCCGCGAAGAAGAAGGCGGAGGCTGAGGCGAAGGCCAAGGCGGAGGCCGAGCGTCTCGCGCAGCTGGCCAAGAGCTACTCGCTCCCCACCTCCTCGTACACGATCACCTCCACGTACGGCGAGTCCGGCTCCCTGTGGTCCTCGGGCCAGCACACCGGCCTGGACTTCGCCGCCCCGACGGGTACGCCCGCCAAGGCCGTCCACAACGGCACCGTGAAGTCGGCGGGCTGGTCCGGCTCGTACGGCTACCGCATCGTTCTCGAACTCGAGGACGGCACCGAGGTCTGGTACGCGCACCTGTCGTCGATGACCGCGAGCGCCGGCCAGAAGGTGGCGACGGGCGAGACCATCGGCCGCGTCGGCGCCACGGGCAATGTGACGGGCGCGCACCTGCACCTCGAGGTCCACACCCCCGGCGGCTCGGGCATCGACCCGATGGCCTGGCTGCGGGACAAGGGCCTGACTCCCTGA
- a CDS encoding PP2C family protein-serine/threonine phosphatase, translating into MAQFQQSRVYGARRFLRALPTLMIIGGLVFDLATPAQFTAVPLFAAAPLIAAPFFSWLTTLLTGITAVLAVLGLHFYNHTADEVTAYTEVFTLITVSGLALLINTVVRRSGERLASARVIAETAQRAVLPAPADRIGGLHVAARYEAALADAFIGGDLFAVQETPFGVRLVVGDVRGKGLEAVEAVAVVIGAFREAAEQESSLEGVAQRLERALAREGTRRDSLDAVEGFTTAVLGEIPRGAGIVRLVNRGHPEPIILYANGDLAFLEPSRAALPLGMGDLDSWPDQAVEYPLPTGATLLLYTDGVSEARNAAGEFYDPGARLSGRLFPGPDELLDALVDDVRRYTGGGSKDDMALLAVARPAEGQPERRRTVKVVPPA; encoded by the coding sequence TTGGCGCAGTTCCAGCAGAGTCGCGTGTACGGCGCCCGCCGCTTCCTCCGCGCCCTGCCCACGCTGATGATCATCGGTGGGCTGGTCTTCGACCTGGCGACCCCGGCGCAGTTCACGGCCGTGCCGTTGTTCGCCGCCGCCCCGCTGATCGCCGCTCCGTTCTTCTCCTGGCTCACCACACTGCTGACGGGCATCACGGCGGTCCTCGCGGTGCTCGGGCTGCACTTCTACAACCACACCGCCGACGAGGTCACGGCGTACACCGAGGTCTTCACGCTCATCACCGTCTCCGGACTCGCGCTGCTCATCAACACCGTCGTCAGACGCAGCGGTGAACGGCTCGCCTCCGCCCGGGTCATCGCCGAGACCGCTCAGCGTGCCGTGCTGCCCGCGCCCGCCGACCGGATCGGCGGGCTGCACGTCGCGGCGCGGTACGAGGCCGCGCTCGCCGACGCGTTCATCGGCGGTGACCTGTTCGCCGTGCAGGAGACGCCCTTCGGGGTGCGGCTGGTGGTCGGCGACGTCCGCGGCAAGGGGCTGGAGGCCGTCGAGGCGGTGGCCGTCGTCATCGGCGCGTTCCGGGAGGCTGCCGAACAGGAGAGCTCCCTGGAGGGCGTCGCCCAGCGCCTCGAGCGGGCGCTGGCGCGCGAGGGCACGCGCCGGGACAGCCTGGACGCGGTCGAGGGCTTCACCACCGCCGTACTGGGGGAGATCCCGCGCGGCGCCGGAATCGTCCGGCTGGTGAATCGCGGCCACCCGGAACCCATCATTCTGTACGCCAACGGCGACCTGGCATTCCTGGAGCCGTCGAGGGCCGCGCTGCCGTTGGGCATGGGCGATCTGGACTCCTGGCCGGACCAGGCGGTGGAGTATCCGCTGCCGACGGGGGCGACCCTGTTGCTCTACACGGACGGTGTCAGCGAGGCGCGCAACGCGGCCGGTGAGTTCTACGATCCCGGCGCGCGGCTCTCCGGCCGGCTCTTCCCCGGGCCCGACGAACTGCTCGACGCGCTCGTCGACGACGTGCGCCGGTACACCGGCGGCGGCTCGAAGGACGACATGGCGCTGCTGGCGGTCGCCCGGCCGGCGGAGGGGCAGCCGGAGCGCCGCAGGACGGTGAAGGTCGTGCCGCCCGCGTGA
- a CDS encoding MerR family transcriptional regulator produces the protein MEWSIQEIARRAGTTSRTLRHYGELGLLEPTRVGSNGYRYYGPDALVRLQRILLLRELGLGLPAIAEVLEGQRDTGAALRAHLRLLEQERERIGRQIASVRTTLHKTERGEELMAEEVFDGFDHTQYEQEVTERWGRDAYEKGDRWWRSLSDEEKRAFQDEQVSIAQAFAQALRDGRSADSDEVQAITARQYAWLSTTVTPSKSYFIGLGEMYVADPRFTAAYDRHGEGTAVLVRDAMKVYGERHLTDE, from the coding sequence ATGGAGTGGTCGATCCAGGAGATTGCCCGGCGCGCCGGGACGACGAGCCGCACGCTGCGGCACTACGGCGAGCTCGGTCTGCTCGAACCCACCCGGGTGGGCAGCAACGGCTATCGCTACTACGGCCCGGACGCGCTCGTACGGCTGCAGCGGATCCTGCTGCTCCGGGAGCTCGGTCTCGGCCTGCCCGCGATCGCCGAGGTGCTCGAAGGGCAACGGGACACGGGCGCCGCGCTGCGGGCTCATCTGCGCCTCCTGGAGCAGGAACGCGAACGCATCGGGCGGCAGATCGCCTCGGTGCGGACCACTCTCCACAAGACCGAGAGAGGGGAAGAACTCATGGCCGAGGAAGTGTTCGACGGCTTCGACCACACGCAGTACGAGCAGGAGGTGACCGAGCGCTGGGGCCGGGACGCTTACGAGAAGGGCGACCGCTGGTGGCGCTCGCTCAGCGACGAGGAGAAGCGCGCGTTCCAGGACGAGCAGGTCTCCATCGCCCAGGCCTTCGCCCAGGCGCTCCGGGACGGCCGGTCCGCCGACAGCGACGAGGTGCAGGCGATCACCGCGCGGCAGTACGCCTGGCTGTCGACGACCGTGACGCCCTCGAAGTCGTACTTCATCGGTCTCGGCGAGATGTACGTGGCGGATCCGCGCTTCACCGCCGCGTACGACCGGCACGGCGAGGGGACGGCCGTCCTGGTCCGGGACGCGATGAAGGTGTACGGGGAGCGGCACCTGACCGACGAGTGA
- a CDS encoding RNA polymerase sigma factor, giving the protein MSRTTAVEDLLRRHAPQVLGALVRRYGHFDLAEDAVQEALLAAAEQWPDSGIPDNPRGWLIRVASRRLTDQLRSEEARRRREETVATLMPRDAFTAPAPGESRAPAEDDTLTLLFLCCHPELTPAAQIALTLRAVGGLTTAEIARAHLVPEATMAQRVSRAKQRVRGLPFRQPGPEDRDRRLAAVLQVLYLIFNEGYTATSGRALHRADLAREAIRLTRAVRRLLPREGAVTGLLALMLLTDARSSARTGPDGELIPLDEQDRGLWDRAAIDEGSALVEEALGQGPAGVYQLQAAIAALHDEAARAADTDWPQILALYDLVVRLAPEPMAELGRAVAVAMVHGPEAGLAELDGLEDGLAGHHRLDAVRAHLLEKAGDVEGARAAYQLAAQRTLSIPEARYLRARASRLLH; this is encoded by the coding sequence TTGAGCCGTACGACCGCTGTCGAGGACCTGCTGCGCCGGCACGCGCCGCAGGTCCTCGGCGCGTTGGTACGCCGTTACGGCCACTTCGACCTGGCCGAGGACGCGGTGCAGGAAGCCCTCCTCGCGGCCGCCGAGCAGTGGCCGGACTCCGGTATCCCGGACAACCCCCGCGGCTGGCTGATCAGGGTCGCCTCGCGCCGGCTGACGGACCAGCTGCGCAGCGAGGAGGCCCGGCGCCGTCGCGAGGAGACGGTCGCGACCCTCATGCCCCGCGACGCCTTCACCGCTCCGGCCCCCGGGGAGAGCCGGGCGCCCGCCGAGGACGACACCCTCACTCTCCTCTTTCTCTGCTGCCATCCCGAACTCACGCCCGCCGCCCAGATCGCCCTGACGCTGCGTGCCGTGGGCGGTCTGACCACCGCGGAGATCGCCCGCGCGCATCTGGTGCCGGAGGCGACGATGGCGCAGCGGGTGAGCCGGGCCAAGCAGAGGGTCCGGGGCCTGCCGTTCCGGCAGCCGGGTCCCGAGGACCGTGACCGGCGGCTCGCCGCCGTGCTCCAGGTCCTGTATCTGATCTTCAACGAGGGCTACACGGCGACGTCCGGCAGGGCGCTGCACCGCGCCGATCTGGCCCGTGAGGCGATCCGGCTCACCCGGGCCGTACGCCGTCTGCTGCCGCGGGAGGGTGCGGTCACCGGTCTGCTGGCGCTGATGCTGCTCACCGACGCACGCAGCTCCGCGCGGACCGGGCCGGACGGAGAGCTGATCCCGCTCGACGAGCAGGACCGCGGTCTCTGGGACCGGGCGGCGATCGACGAGGGGTCGGCGCTGGTGGAGGAGGCCCTGGGGCAGGGCCCGGCCGGGGTCTACCAGCTTCAGGCGGCGATCGCGGCGCTGCACGACGAGGCCGCGCGTGCCGCGGACACGGACTGGCCGCAGATCCTCGCGCTGTACGACCTGGTCGTACGGCTGGCTCCGGAGCCGATGGCCGAGCTCGGGCGGGCCGTCGCGGTCGCGATGGTGCACGGGCCCGAGGCCGGGCTCGCGGAGCTCGACGGGCTGGAGGACGGGCTGGCGGGCCACCACCGGCTGGACGCCGTACGCGCGCATCTGCTGGAGAAGGCGGGGGACGTCGAGGGCGCACGCGCCGCCTACCAGCTGGCCGCCCAGCGCACGCTGAGCATCCCCGAGGCGCGCTATCTCCGGGCCCGGGCGTCCCGGCTGCTGCACTGA
- a CDS encoding YciI family protein → MKYLVMVQGTQADYEAMSGKPSAQSPAWSEKDMQAMFAFMGAINNDLAESGELVDAQGLTEPAKTRTVAAGKDGRPVITDGPYGETKEVLAGYWVLDCESLERVTEIAARVAQCPAPEGSTEYPVVIRPIQDAAGGEC, encoded by the coding sequence ATGAAGTATCTGGTGATGGTCCAGGGCACGCAGGCCGACTACGAGGCCATGTCCGGCAAGCCTTCCGCGCAGAGCCCCGCGTGGAGCGAGAAGGACATGCAGGCGATGTTCGCCTTCATGGGAGCGATCAACAACGACCTCGCCGAGTCCGGTGAACTCGTCGACGCGCAGGGGCTCACCGAGCCCGCGAAGACCCGGACGGTGGCCGCAGGCAAGGACGGCCGGCCGGTCATCACGGACGGGCCCTACGGTGAGACCAAGGAGGTCCTCGCCGGGTACTGGGTCCTGGACTGCGAGAGCCTGGAGCGGGTCACCGAGATCGCGGCACGGGTCGCGCAGTGCCCGGCTCCCGAGGGATCGACCGAATACCCCGTCGTCATCCGGCCCATCCAGGACGCCGCCGGAGGCGAATGTTGA
- a CDS encoding peptidoglycan recognition protein family protein, with the protein MAWYPNATKYELQPESDSQPAIRPTQFILHSIAAPWTAKRVYEYWRDSTNLESHFGLGYAGDLGQYIGTETRADANYQANRRPDGTGAVSIETASNTNATDRWTDEQVDRLIRLGAWLHHRHGIPLRICRTHDDPGYGYHRLHEEWAVGGTICPGNARVTQFREVVFPGIVAEAANPSPPEEDDMPIAKLHESNAFDVELPSGSWVGLAFRDAVIHAGPRTLIGPLYVQLTIGDAPQGTRLDGRFYATNPDGSSPSGYGDLTKWGAGTHQFLHNVDVPAGKHLRFEICATTPDGSPVTLIHRLVTGDYVAS; encoded by the coding sequence ATGGCCTGGTATCCGAACGCCACGAAGTACGAACTTCAGCCCGAGTCCGACAGTCAACCCGCCATCCGGCCCACGCAGTTCATCCTGCACAGCATCGCGGCGCCCTGGACGGCGAAGCGGGTGTACGAGTACTGGCGGGACAGCACCAATCTCGAAAGCCATTTCGGGCTCGGTTACGCCGGCGACCTCGGCCAGTACATCGGCACGGAGACCCGGGCCGACGCCAACTATCAGGCCAACCGGCGCCCCGACGGGACCGGCGCGGTCTCCATCGAGACGGCGAGCAACACCAATGCCACCGACCGGTGGACGGACGAACAGGTCGACCGGCTGATCCGGTTGGGGGCGTGGCTGCACCACCGCCACGGCATCCCGCTGCGGATCTGCCGCACCCACGACGACCCCGGCTACGGCTACCACCGGCTGCACGAGGAATGGGCGGTCGGCGGCACGATCTGCCCCGGCAACGCCCGGGTGACCCAGTTCCGTGAGGTGGTCTTCCCCGGCATCGTCGCCGAGGCCGCGAATCCCAGCCCGCCCGAGGAGGACGACATGCCCATCGCCAAACTGCACGAGTCGAACGCCTTCGACGTCGAACTGCCGTCCGGCTCCTGGGTGGGCCTCGCCTTCCGGGACGCGGTCATCCACGCGGGCCCCCGCACCCTGATCGGCCCGCTCTACGTCCAACTGACCATCGGCGACGCCCCGCAGGGCACCCGGCTGGACGGCCGCTTCTACGCCACGAACCCGGACGGCTCGTCACCCTCGGGCTACGGCGACCTCACCAAGTGGGGCGCGGGTACGCACCAGTTCCTGCACAACGTGGACGTCCCGGCGGGCAAGCACCTGCGGTTCGAGATCTGCGCGACGACACCGGACGGCAGCCCGGTGACGCTGATCCACCGGCTGGTGACGGGGGATTACGTGGCGTCGTGA